One genomic window of Neisseria sp. oral taxon 014 str. F0314 includes the following:
- a CDS encoding 3'-5' exonuclease family protein: MTHTMRWPNLAAAFAGFGRPVAVVDLESTGGNFYRDRITEVAVLRFERGAAKRYEWLVNPQQPIPKFVADLTGITDEAVSGAPVFSDIAADLLPLLHGAVVVAHNSRFDYTFLRHEFRRAGMDFAAPALCTVQLSRRLYPQFYRHNLDSIIERFGIAVESRHRAMADVAALSDFLERSLVEKGAEEWERHCRSLMNPKMLPASLPEGLSRRLYRLPDSSGVLIWLDESEGALAVGVHERAYSETAAALHGGNIPPYVAHAAEVRFLPAAGGLHALWLKAQAEREYALRPSEKSGGYLTVNFVPDERGALQARIVPLANGSRDGRPYGLFVHKKAARRALAAWALEHGLCPDSLNILPEKHAQGLPCPVHAVGRCSGGCGRQDGIGRQNERILTAAHLLPVTDWGRVREMEVTETDVLTGESITLRCAGGALALPDGSWYFDDTLPAVLKAKFKQGRDGIKVVA, from the coding sequence ATGACGCACACAATGCGTTGGCCCAATCTGGCCGCCGCTTTCGCGGGATTCGGGCGGCCTGTGGCCGTGGTTGATTTGGAATCGACCGGCGGTAATTTTTACCGCGACCGCATTACGGAAGTGGCGGTGTTGCGTTTCGAACGCGGAGCGGCGAAGCGTTACGAGTGGCTGGTCAATCCGCAACAGCCGATACCGAAATTTGTGGCAGATCTGACGGGGATAACCGATGAAGCCGTATCCGGTGCGCCGGTGTTCTCCGACATTGCGGCCGACTTGCTGCCGCTGTTGCACGGGGCGGTGGTGGTGGCGCACAACAGCCGCTTCGATTATACCTTTCTGCGCCACGAGTTCCGGCGGGCGGGCATGGATTTTGCCGCGCCCGCGCTTTGCACCGTGCAGCTGTCGCGCCGCCTGTATCCGCAGTTTTACAGGCACAACCTCGACAGCATCATCGAGCGCTTCGGCATTGCGGTGGAAAGCCGCCACCGCGCGATGGCCGATGTGGCGGCGCTGAGTGATTTTTTAGAACGGAGTCTGGTTGAAAAAGGTGCGGAGGAATGGGAGCGGCATTGCCGCAGTCTGATGAATCCGAAAATGCTGCCGGCTTCGTTGCCGGAAGGATTGTCGCGCCGCCTTTACCGTCTGCCCGACAGCAGCGGCGTGCTGATATGGCTGGACGAATCGGAGGGGGCGCTGGCGGTGGGGGTGCACGAACGGGCTTATTCGGAAACGGCGGCGGCGCTGCATGGCGGAAATATTCCGCCGTATGTGGCGCATGCCGCCGAGGTGCGTTTTCTGCCTGCCGCGGGCGGTTTGCACGCTTTATGGTTGAAGGCGCAGGCCGAGCGGGAATATGCGTTGAGGCCGTCTGAAAAATCGGGAGGCTATCTGACGGTGAACTTTGTTCCCGACGAGCGCGGGGCGTTGCAGGCGCGGATTGTGCCGCTGGCCAACGGCAGCCGCGACGGGCGGCCTTACGGTTTGTTCGTCCACAAAAAAGCCGCCCGCCGCGCATTGGCGGCATGGGCGCTGGAACACGGGCTTTGTCCGGATTCGCTGAACATTCTGCCGGAAAAACACGCCCAGGGCCTGCCGTGTCCCGTACATGCCGTCGGACGGTGTAGCGGCGGTTGCGGACGGCAGGACGGTATCGGGAGGCAGAACGAACGCATCCTGACGGCGGCGCACCTGCTGCCCGTTACCGATTGGGGCAGGGTGCGCGAGATGGAAGTTACCGAAACCGATGTGCTGACGGGCGAAAGCATCACTTTGCGCTGCGCGGGCGGAGCATTGGCCCTGCCCGACGGAAGCTGGTATTTTGACGACACGCTGCCCGCTGTGTTGAAAGCCAAATTCAAACAGGGCAGGGACGGGATAAAAGTGGTGGCTTGA
- a CDS encoding HIT domain-containing protein: MTCPICQAQNEDILLQTANLRVIAVHNEAGAPAFCRVIWRRHVAEMTDLSAAERAEIMETVYKVEAAMRRVFRPAKINLASLGNVVPHLHWHVIARFENDANFPAPIWAPAVRRHEMSLPDGWPEQIKALLV; encoded by the coding sequence ATGACTTGCCCCATCTGCCAAGCGCAAAACGAAGACATCCTGCTGCAAACCGCCAACCTGCGCGTCATCGCCGTGCACAACGAAGCCGGCGCGCCCGCCTTCTGCCGCGTCATCTGGCGGCGCCACGTCGCGGAAATGACCGACCTCTCCGCCGCCGAACGCGCGGAAATCATGGAAACGGTGTATAAAGTCGAAGCCGCGATGCGCCGCGTGTTCCGTCCCGCCAAAATCAACCTCGCCAGTCTGGGCAACGTCGTTCCCCACCTGCACTGGCACGTCATCGCCCGCTTCGAAAACGATGCCAACTTCCCCGCCCCGATTTGGGCGCCCGCGGTACGCAGGCACGAAATGTCCCTGCCCGACGGCTGGCCGGAGCAAATCAAAGCGTTACTGGTATAA
- the tgt gene encoding tRNA guanosine(34) transglycosylase Tgt, producing the protein MLKFTLHNKDGHARRGTLELNHGSIETPVFMPVGTYGSVKAMTPQNLHDINAQIILGNTYHLWLRPGLEVIEQFGGLHDFIGWNKPILTDSGGFQVFSLSDMRKLTEEGCTFKSPINGNKLFLSPEISMKIQTVLNSDIAMQLDECTPGEATREQAEKSLQMSLRWAERSKKAFEDLNNPNVLFGIVQGAMYEDLREQSLRGLEQLDFPGLAIGGLSVGEPKPEMYRMLRAVGPILPEHKPHYLMGVGTPEDLVYGVAHGVDMFDCVMPTRNARNGWLFTRFGDIKIKNAKHKHDTRPLDESCTCYACQNFSRAYLHHLHRAGEILGAQLNTIHNLHFYQTIMAEMREAIEQGKFADWQAQFHEHRARGAD; encoded by the coding sequence ATGCTTAAATTCACCTTACACAACAAAGACGGCCACGCCCGCCGCGGTACATTGGAACTCAACCACGGCAGCATCGAAACCCCCGTATTCATGCCCGTCGGCACCTACGGCTCGGTCAAAGCCATGACCCCGCAAAACCTGCACGACATCAACGCCCAAATCATCCTCGGCAACACCTACCATTTATGGCTGCGCCCCGGCCTCGAAGTCATCGAACAGTTCGGCGGTCTGCACGACTTTATCGGCTGGAACAAACCGATTTTGACCGACTCCGGCGGTTTCCAAGTGTTTTCGCTATCCGACATGCGCAAACTCACCGAAGAAGGCTGCACCTTCAAAAGCCCGATTAACGGCAACAAACTCTTCCTCTCGCCCGAAATCTCCATGAAAATCCAAACCGTGCTCAACTCCGACATCGCCATGCAGCTCGACGAATGCACCCCCGGCGAAGCCACGCGCGAACAGGCCGAAAAATCGCTGCAAATGAGCCTGCGCTGGGCGGAACGCAGCAAAAAAGCCTTTGAAGATTTGAACAACCCCAACGTCCTGTTCGGCATCGTGCAAGGCGCAATGTACGAAGACCTGCGCGAACAGTCCCTGCGCGGGCTGGAACAACTCGACTTCCCCGGCCTCGCTATCGGCGGCTTATCGGTGGGCGAACCCAAGCCCGAAATGTACCGCATGCTGCGCGCCGTCGGCCCCATACTGCCCGAACACAAACCGCATTACCTGATGGGCGTCGGCACACCAGAAGACTTGGTGTACGGCGTGGCGCACGGCGTGGACATGTTCGACTGCGTCATGCCCACCCGCAACGCCCGCAACGGCTGGCTGTTCACCCGTTTCGGCGACATCAAAATCAAAAACGCCAAGCACAAACACGACACCCGACCGCTCGACGAATCCTGCACCTGCTACGCCTGCCAAAACTTCAGCCGCGCCTACCTGCACCACCTGCACCGCGCCGGCGAAATTTTGGGCGCGCAGTTGAACACCATCCACAACCTGCATTTCTACCAAACCATCATGGCCGAAATGCGCGAAGCCATCGAACAGGGCAAATTCGCCGACTGGCAGGCACAGTTCCACGAGCACCGCGCACGCGGCGCGGATTGA
- a CDS encoding hemolysin III family protein, with amino-acid sequence MYKGERFNAYSHLIGTMLAVTGMVLLTVKAAVNFDPYKLAGALTYGICLILLYLGSTLYHSIPQPKAKAVLQKIDHCMIYLLIAGSYTPFTLVTLKGGWGWSLFGVSWGLALFGITQELTIGRKSEKRRLSMALYVIMGWLILVAMYPLAKILSAAGLFWLALGGILYSAGIYWFVNDMKIKHGHGIWHLFVLGGSLAQFVCIYFYVI; translated from the coding sequence ATGTACAAAGGCGAACGGTTCAACGCATACAGCCATTTAATCGGCACCATGCTGGCGGTTACGGGCATGGTGCTGCTGACCGTCAAAGCAGCCGTCAATTTCGACCCCTACAAACTCGCGGGCGCGCTGACCTACGGCATCTGCCTGATTCTGCTTTATCTGGGTTCCACCCTCTACCACAGCATTCCCCAACCGAAAGCAAAAGCCGTCCTGCAAAAAATCGACCACTGCATGATTTACCTGCTCATCGCCGGAAGCTATACGCCGTTTACGCTGGTTACGCTCAAGGGCGGCTGGGGCTGGTCGCTGTTTGGCGTTTCTTGGGGACTGGCCCTGTTCGGCATCACCCAAGAGCTGACCATAGGGCGGAAAAGTGAAAAGCGGCGGCTGTCTATGGCGTTATACGTCATCATGGGCTGGCTGATTCTGGTTGCCATGTATCCTCTGGCCAAAATCCTGTCTGCCGCGGGATTGTTCTGGCTCGCACTCGGCGGCATTCTTTACAGCGCCGGAATTTACTGGTTTGTCAACGATATGAAAATCAAACACGGCCACGGCATCTGGCATTTATTCGTACTCGGCGGCAGCCTGGCGCAGTTTGTCTGCATTTACTTTTATGTCATCTAA
- a CDS encoding adenine phosphoribosyltransferase — translation MLIHPEVMGVEALAAKIRKIENWPQKGILFHDITPVLQSAEYFRLLVDLLVYRYMGQKIDAVAGLDARGFIIGAALAYQLNVGFVPIRKKGKLPFDAVSQSYALEYGEATVEIHTDAVKKGARVLLVDDLVATGGTMLAGVELIRKLGGEVVEAAVILEFTDLTGGEKIRASGVPLFSLCRNKGCM, via the coding sequence ATGTTGATTCATCCTGAAGTGATGGGCGTGGAAGCGTTGGCGGCGAAAATCCGCAAAATCGAAAACTGGCCGCAAAAGGGTATTTTGTTTCACGATATTACGCCGGTGTTGCAAAGTGCGGAATATTTCCGCCTGCTGGTGGATTTGCTGGTGTACCGCTATATGGGGCAGAAAATCGATGCGGTGGCGGGGCTGGATGCGCGCGGATTTATCATCGGTGCGGCCTTGGCATATCAGTTGAACGTGGGTTTCGTGCCCATTCGTAAAAAAGGTAAGCTGCCGTTCGACGCCGTATCGCAGAGCTATGCTTTGGAATACGGCGAGGCGACGGTGGAAATCCACACCGATGCCGTCAAAAAAGGTGCACGGGTGTTGCTGGTGGATGATTTGGTGGCGACTGGCGGCACGATGCTGGCGGGTGTGGAGCTTATCCGCAAGCTCGGCGGCGAGGTGGTCGAGGCTGCTGTGATTTTGGAATTTACCGATTTGACCGGCGGTGAAAAAATACGCGCAAGCGGAGTGCCGCTGTTCAGTTTGTGCCGGAACAAGGGTTGCATGTAG
- the rnhA gene encoding ribonuclease HI produces MDKTVYLYTDGACKGNPGAGGWGVLLRYGTHEKELFGGEAETTNNRMELTAVIEGLKSLKRRCTVEICTDSQYVKNGMESWIHGWKKNGWKTAAKQPVKNDDLWKELDNLVRQHDVRWTWVKGHAGHPENEKADVLANQGAAQFL; encoded by the coding sequence ATGGACAAAACCGTTTACCTCTATACCGACGGCGCCTGCAAAGGCAATCCGGGCGCGGGCGGCTGGGGCGTTTTGCTGCGTTACGGCACGCATGAAAAAGAACTGTTCGGCGGCGAAGCGGAAACCACCAACAACCGCATGGAGCTGACCGCCGTCATCGAAGGGCTGAAAAGCCTGAAACGCCGCTGCACGGTGGAAATCTGCACCGATTCGCAATACGTCAAAAACGGCATGGAAAGCTGGATACACGGCTGGAAGAAAAACGGCTGGAAAACCGCCGCCAAACAACCCGTCAAAAACGACGACTTATGGAAGGAGCTGGACAACCTGGTCCGGCAGCACGACGTCCGCTGGACATGGGTCAAAGGCCATGCCGGACATCCCGAAAACGAAAAAGCGGACGTATTGGCCAACCAAGGGGCGGCGCAGTTTTTATGA
- a CDS encoding LD-carboxypeptidase, with protein sequence MDWNPSRRRFLRASAAVAGAGLLQACGTGSTSQPAATNNPQKAKPVQPISSSTVHHGDNVLRVVAPSGFAEDINRVNIGLTRLYNAGFTVTNQEAGSRRYQRFAGTDAQRIADFQDVAAGRVKTPKVLMGLRGGYGAARILPHIDFASLGARMRERGTLFFGFSDVCAVQLALLAKGNVPSFAGPMVYSEFGKPQPSTYTMDSFIRGSTSAGNTVDVPVIQRSDVNAEGTFWGGNLSVLASLAGSPYMPDIQGGILFIEDVGEQPYRIERMLNTLYLAGVLQKQRAIVFGDFRMGTIRDIYDSSYDFPSVVSQIQRTIRVPVLTGFPFGHIANKSTFPLGAHAKIRSSGNGGYSVTFSGYPTLNAATLNLNSLLPPPVTFGNYVPVGNGTTEEVLE encoded by the coding sequence ATGGACTGGAATCCTTCACGCCGCCGTTTTCTGCGCGCCTCCGCCGCCGTGGCAGGCGCGGGGCTGCTTCAGGCCTGCGGCACCGGCTCGACTTCCCAACCCGCGGCAACGAACAATCCTCAGAAAGCCAAACCCGTGCAACCCATCAGCTCATCCACCGTCCACCACGGCGACAACGTATTGCGCGTGGTCGCCCCTTCCGGTTTCGCCGAAGACATCAACCGCGTCAACATCGGCCTGACGCGCCTGTATAACGCAGGCTTTACCGTAACCAACCAAGAAGCCGGTTCGCGCCGCTACCAGCGTTTCGCCGGCACCGACGCGCAACGCATCGCCGACTTCCAAGACGTCGCCGCCGGCCGCGTCAAAACGCCGAAAGTATTGATGGGGCTGCGCGGCGGCTACGGTGCGGCGCGCATCCTGCCGCATATCGACTTCGCCTCGCTCGGCGCAAGGATGCGCGAACGCGGCACGCTGTTTTTCGGTTTCAGCGACGTCTGCGCCGTCCAGCTCGCCCTGCTCGCCAAAGGCAACGTCCCCAGCTTCGCCGGCCCGATGGTGTACAGCGAATTCGGCAAACCGCAGCCCAGCACCTATACGATGGATTCGTTCATCCGCGGCTCGACCTCCGCCGGCAACACCGTCGACGTCCCCGTCATCCAGCGCAGCGACGTCAATGCGGAAGGCACATTCTGGGGCGGCAACCTCAGCGTACTGGCTTCTTTGGCAGGTTCGCCCTACATGCCCGACATCCAGGGCGGCATCCTGTTTATCGAAGACGTGGGCGAACAGCCCTACCGCATCGAGCGTATGCTCAACACGCTGTATCTGGCGGGGGTTCTGCAAAAACAGCGCGCCATCGTCTTCGGCGATTTCCGCATGGGTACCATCCGCGACATTTACGACTCCAGCTACGATTTTCCGTCGGTCGTCAGCCAAATCCAGCGCACCATCCGCGTGCCCGTGCTGACCGGCTTTCCGTTCGGCCATATCGCCAACAAATCCACCTTCCCGCTGGGTGCGCACGCCAAAATCCGCAGTTCGGGCAACGGCGGCTACTCGGTAACGTTCAGCGGCTATCCCACCCTCAACGCCGCCACGCTGAACCTGAACTCCCTGCTCCCGCCGCCCGTTACCTTCGGCAATTACGTTCCCGTCGGAAACGGAACAACGGAAGAAGTGCTGGAATAA